The window TCCAAATTCCACCGTTGTTCGGCTGAAATAAACGGCAAGATTGAAAACCTATTGATCCAAAAGAAGATGCTTGAGAAAAACCTCGATCAACTCCTAGAGGAAAGGAAAAACTATGCTTCCGGTCTTGATCAACACTTACTAAAGAACTATCAGAGAATAGCCGCCGCAAAACCGGGTTCAGCCATAGTGCCTGTAACAGACGAAAGTTGTGGAGGCTGTCATATGAAAATGACAAAACAAACCTATCTCAAAGTAAAGTCTTCAGAAGAACTTGTGTTCTGTGAATATTGTGGTAGAATTTTATTTTTTCCCCAATAATTTTTAGACAAATGAACACGACTCAAGAAAATAATATTGCCCAGTTGCTTTCTGCTGCCCTGGCCAAAGTTGAAATCCCAGAAGTACTTGTCAACATGGTATCGCGGCGCGTAAGGCTTTTGGCTAAAGGAGCAAAACCACTTGTAGAAGTTCCTCCTCAATGGAATTACATGCAGATTGCTTTGAAAGAAATTGCAGAGGGAAGGCTAAGTTGGGAGCTTGTACCTCAAGAAGAAAAAGAGGAGTCTTCACCAGAAGCATAAAGGCCGATCGTGCCCAACAGCTTGTCTTAAACAATCGTCCCTAGAACATGGAAAGAGACCTTGTTGTCAATAGGAGGGCGAGGAAAGATTACCAGATTTTAAAGACGCTAGAAGCAGGAATTGTTCTTCTAGGCTCCGAAGTGAAGTCTCTAAAGGCAGGTAAGGGAAGCCTGGAAGGGGCATTTGCAAGAGTAGAAAACGGAGAGGCCTTTCTTTACCAGATGAACATTTCTCCTTATGAAAAAGCTGCCTCCTATGCCCTTCGGGATCCGAAGGCACCGAGAAAGCTTTTGCTTCATAAAAAAGAAATTGGAGAGCTTGCCGGCGCCATTTCCAGGCAGGGAAGAACGATAGTCCCTTTAAAACTTTATTTCCGCCGGGGCAAAATCAAAGTGCTCCTGGGTATAGCTTCTGGAAGAAGCAAAGTCGATAAGAGAGAGAAAATAAAAGAGCAGGAAACGCAAAGAGAAATAAGTAGAGTTCTTAAAAGAAGAAGAGAATTTTAACTCCCCTGAGTATAGGGGAGCTAAACTCTAGTATTGCAAATAGAGCGTAATGGTGTATTATGTAGGGCATGGAAAGCACTATGAGCACGGGCCGGGCGGCCAAGCTGCTGGGGGGTCTCGGTCAAGGCCATGCAGCGATGGGAGCGTGAAGGCCGACTAATTCCTGCGGCGCGGACCGACAGCAACCGAAGGCTTTACACCGAATCACAGCTTCGTGATTTTCTCGGCCTGCGCTATGCGGTGTCCGAGCCGACACGGCTCATCATCGCCGATCGCTGGTATCCGAGCAGTCGCCTGTGTTCGGTTTGCGGGTGGAAGAACGAGGCGCTGACGCTCAAGGATCGGAGCTGGACGTGTCCCGAGTGCGGCACGCACCACGACCGCGACTTCAACGCGGCGCTCAACCTCAAACGGCTGGCAACCGCAACTGCCCTACCCGTGGCGAGTCCGTCTGGTAACAGCGGCACTGCGGCAGAGATGGTCTCTGCCGTAGTCGGGAAAGTTACGCCTGTCAGAGACGATTCCGTTGAGGAATCGGGGCAGGAAGAGAACAGTGCGCACCTTTGCGCACGTTTTTGATAGCAGCATTGCTTAATCCACTTCCTTGGCTTGAAGGATTGGGCCTGCCTGATCAGGGGTTGCCCTTTTACTGAAATTCTTTGTAGTCTTTTTGAGAAGGTGACTTCCCGAAAGCAAAAGGAAGTTCTACCGGGGAAGCATAGGATAGAGGGGACTTTATACCGCCCTGCGCCCCAGCTCATCGCGGTTGAATAAAGGAGAAAGGAGATCCCGGTTGCACTGTCCAATGATCAGGCTTCGGGACTGAAAGTTTCCTTAGCGGAATAAAGAATAAAGTTTTCAAGAACCGAATACTCCGAATAAGAGTGCTCGAGACATTTTTTCCTGGCTTTCAATGGTATCCTGATTGTTTGTCGGGAACCAGGTTAATGGAGAAAATGGCGCAGGTGGGTGAAAATCATCGCCATGTTGTGCTTGTTCGCTGCTTCTATAACTTCCTTGTCTCTAACACTGCCTCCGGGTTGAATAACCACGGTGGCTCCGGCTGAGGCTGCTAATTCTAGGCCGTCCGGAAACGGAAAGAAAGCATCGGAAGCAACGGCGCTTCCTTTTAAAGATAATCCCTCGCGGCCGGCTTTATCGATAGCGATTCTAACGGCATCAACCCTTGAAGGCTGTCCAGCTCCTATTCCCAGTGTTCTATCTGCATCGGAAAAAACGATGGCATTAGACCGCACATGTTTTACTACTTTCCAACCAAAGAGGCATTTATTCATTTCTTCTGGGGTGGGTTTTCGCAAGCTGACAATCTTCATCTTTTCTTGATCTAAAAGCATGTTATCGGGCTCTTGAAGCAAATAAGAATTCCCGCAGAGTGAACGGATTATATACCGGGGAGGAGGAAGTTTATTTAAAGAGACTTGAATAAGCCTCAAGTTCTTTTTCTTTTGTAAAAGTTGTAGGCTTTCTGGTTCATATTCGGGACTCACGATAACTTCTACAAAGATATCGGCGAGGATCTCTGCCAAGGCTGGATCGAGGGGTTTGTTTAGGGCAATGACTCCTCCAAAAGGAGATTCTTTATCCGTCTTAAAAGCTTTTTCAAAGGCTTCTTTAACCGTCATTCCCATGCCTACCCCGCAGGGAGAACTATGTTTAAAAATGGCGGCTATAGCTGAATCGGATCCAAATTCAGATAATATTCTTACGGCTGCATCGATATCTAGAATATTATTGTAAGAGAGATCCTTGCCTTGAAGCTGCTGGAAGTAATTCCAGAAATCTCCATAAAGGGCGGCATGTTGATGGGGATTTTCTCCGTATCGTAAAGGGGAATAGCCGTATAGGGGAATAGAGGATTCCGGAGGAAAGAACCGCATGTGGAGTTTTTCTTGGAAGAACCTCGCAATTTGACTATCGTAATAACTGGTCAGGTTGAAGGCCTTAAACGCCAGTTTCTTACGCAGGGAAGAAGAAGTTGATCCCATTGTTTGTATTTGACTGATCAGCTCTGTATAATCCGCAGGATCAACGACAACGGTCACATGGGGATAATTTTTCGCAGCGCTTCTTGCTAACGTGCAGCCTCCAATATCGATGTATTCGAGCATTTCTTCGATAGGCAAGTTCTTTTTTACAGCGTCAACAAAAGGATAAAAATTAACAATAACGTATTGAATTTGGGGAATGCCCAATTCGGTAATCTCCCTTAGGTGATCCGGCTTCTCTCTTTTATAAAGAATTCCGGCATGAATTTTTGCATGGAGGGTTTTTACTCTCCCTTCGAGCAGTTCAGGAAATCCCGTTACATCCGATACCTCTTGAACGGGAATATGAGCGTTTTTAAGAAGCCTGGCCGTGCCTCCTGTTGAAATGATGTCGATTCCAGCTTGGCTTAAAACCCTGGCTACCTCCACGATACCCGTCTTGTCATATACCGAAAGAAATGCTGCACTCATGAGCTTCTTCCTTATTCGAACTCAGCAATGTCGAACAGTACAAATTAGTTGTCTTTCCCTAAAGATCTTATCGCTCCCTGCCTGCTTCTAAAACGAAAAACATTATTCCAGGTTTTTTTCAAAGCTTCCTTTGGACTGATGTATTTTTTTTCCAAGATAGTACCACGAGCAATAGCTCGAAGAATACCCTGGAGAGAAAATTCTTCTGCATCTACAACCGTATAGGCCGTTCCAATCACGTCCGCATCATGGGCATCACTTGCAGAGATCATGGGTAATTTTCTTTCCTTGGCATAGGCTTGGGCCTTTTGGTTGCATCTTTTGAAGGTTACTGCGGCGTTAAAGACTTCAATCCCGTCCAAAGGTAATTGGTCTAAGACCCGTTTACGGATTCCAGCCCGAAAATAATCAAAGGGATGGGGAGCAATAGCCAATCCTCCCATAGAATGGATGAGGGCAATCGCATCCAGGGCGGGAATACCTTTTAGGTCGGGTAATTTTATTCCCAGGGCAAGGAGGTGGCCTTCTTTAGTCGTAATTTCTTGCCCGGGAATGATAAGAAAGTTGTCGACAGCCAACCCATCTTTCCTAATGAGCCCGATTTGTTCGAAATAATCTATACCGGCTGAAGTATTATGATCGGTCAATGCAAAGCCATTCAATCCCTTGCGTTTTGCAACGCGAACCATTTCCTCCGGTTCCGATACTCCATCCGCGGAAAATCTGGAATGACAATGGAAATCAATTCGATATTGCATACTTATTTTAGCATAGCATATTGATTTTGTTCTGTTTACTTTTTTCTTTTCTATCCTATTATTCATAGCTCTCTGGAGATGGAGAAAAAACAATAGATGCCCCAGCCGGACAATTTTATAGGAAAATTATTCGATAAGGTTGCCTTCAAGTATGATTTTTTAAATCATTGGCTAAGCCTAGGTTTTGATTTTTGGTGGAGAAGAAAACTGGCCTTAAAAATAGCGGAACTAAAGCCCTTTGCCCTTCTCGATGTAGCCACGGGCAGCGGGGATATGTTACTCGCTACGTTACGATGTTGTTCCTCCATTCATACTTACTACGGTGTGGACATTTCAGAAGAAATGCTCACTTTAGCTAAAAAAAAGGGACTTAACAACGTTCTTGCGGCCGAGGCTTCGGATCTTCCATTTTCTTCTTCAACTTTTGATACGACGACTATCGCTTTTGGGTTGAGGAATTTCCAGTGTAGACTAGGGGCACTAAAAGAAATTTTTCGGGTCTTGCGTCCAGGAGGAACTTTATTCGTATTAGAATTTTCTATGCCCAAGGGAGTCATTAAGCCCTTTTATTTATTTTACCTTGTCAAAGTTATTCCCCGTATTGCCGCTCTTGTAGGTGCTCCTAAAGAAGCCTACGATTATCTTGCCCAGTCTATTCTTGAATTCCCACCTACCGAGGCGGTGGTGGACCTTTTTAAGCTAGCGGGATTTTATCCCTGTGGCTCCATTCCTATGACCCTTGGAATCGTCACCCTTTATTGGGGGAAAAAACCTTCATGAGAGCCAGTCCATGAGCTCGAGTGAAAAGAGAGAAAAGCGTTTGAGAAGTGAAGAAACCAAAAAAAACCCTTAAAAAAACTTTTCGTCCTTCTCATCTTCCCGGCTTGATTATCTTTCTTGGGTGAAAAAAATTTGACTTGGAATTATTGCCTCTTTGGGGAGGCTTGCATTGAAAATCACAAGCCAAAAGCCCTGGACTTTCAAGGGAAAATTCCCTTCCCCTGGTCCCGTTGCATGGATTATATCGCAAAGCCCTGCCTTTTGAAGCAAGCTCAAGGGAGGATCCGGTTACTGGGAAACGGTTTTTATAACGATTCTTTGGATAGAGCCCATCGTTGTTGGGGCCTACCGAGCTGCTCTGGCTAGGGATTAGCCTTCCAGTGGGCTGGTTCTATTCGCTGCGGGTTTTAAACATTTTTTTTGGGACAATAAAATTCTTTGGTTCATTGAAGCAAACAAACAGAGCCCGCCTTGATGAAACAAAGCTTTTTCTCCATGAGCTTTGGAAAACGCTAATAAACCTGTTTTAGAAGCTTGATTGATTTGCCGCTAAGAGAGGTGAGCTTTTCAGCTACTGTAGTATCTTTTCTTATTTCATAAGCTATTACGCTGGAAACACAGCGAAAAAAGGCAAGATGTTTTTCTTCATCAATGGCTACAAGCTGGCTATAAACAGCCAACGAAGAGCCAACAGCTTCCCGCCAAATGGATTGTAAAAATTCAGGCCGCGAATACCTTTTTCGTTCAACTCTTTTAAACAAAACCTCAAAAAGGTTTTCTCTTGCTCGGCGTGCTCTTGCCGTGGGGGTCGGTAAGGGCGAGGGTGTAGAATCCGATTTTTCTTTAATCTTTTTTTGGTCTCCGAGAAAACGATCGTAGAGGAGGGATGGAGCTTTTCTTGCATAATAGGTCGTTAAAGTTTCTTTAGAAAAAGGAACTTTGTTCTGGAGTTGAGATTTGAGGAAAAAAGCAAGATTTTCGAACCAACCCTCGTTATAAACTTGTCGATCCAGTTTCAAAGCGGGATACTCAGCTCCTGCTGCACGCAGAATCATGTTCTTTTTTTTCATCCCCTTTTGTTGATAGGCTTAGAAAGCATGTTGACTAAAATTAATTCATAAAACAGCTAATTGCTGTTTTCGGATAGGCTTTTATTGAGTAATTGCTTGCAAGCACTCTTCATCCTTCCCAGTACATAGTAAACAGTTTGACTTCTTATCCTAAAAAGCTCTCCGCCTACTATTTTCTTTATAAATGTCGATGGAATATCCACAACCTGTTGAGGATAGGACCCGCTTAGTCCTTGGCAGAGAATAGAAGTCATAGCCTTGGTCAAGGTTTGCACATGAGGACCTAAATGCATCCGAAAATAGACTTTTCCTTCATCATCGGAAAGGAGATATACGCCCACGGTATCTGTACATTCCTCGTCCCTGCGCACATCGGTTAATACGTACTGTTCATCTTCTCTAGGGGCAAACTGGGAGTAGGCTTCACTGTAGGCAATCAGCATTTCTCGTCTTTCTTCTTCTCCAAGAACCTCAAATGTAGAAATAATATCTTTTAGAGATTTGGGTAATTTATCCATCATTAAAAATAAAAAGTTAATATTTTATCTTTCAATGGGAGCTCCAACTTTATTGCCCCACTCGGTCCAAGAACCATCATAATTCTTCACATTTTTGTGTCCCAGAAGATAAGTCAAGACAAACCAGGTGTGGCTAGAACGTTCTCCAATCCGGCAGTAAACAAGGGTTGGCTTGTCATCGGATACGCCGCAGCCCTCTTCATAGATTTTTGAAAGCTCCTCCGCCGATTTAAAAGTGCCATCCTCGTTAACCGCGGTTTTCCAAGGTACGCTTTTAGCCCCTGGAATATGTCCCCCTCTTAATGCTCCTTCTTGAGGATATTCCGGCATATGAATAAGTTCACCCGTATATTCTCCAGGGGAACGAACATCGATAAGGGGTCCTCTTTTTTCTTTGCAAAAGCGCAAGACTTCATCATAAAAGGCCCTGATTTCCCCATCATGCCGGACCGTCGGTACTGGATAGGAGGATGGTGGAAAAGCGACTTTTTCTTTTGTCAGGGGGCGGCCTTCCTTTATCCATTTATCTCTTCCCCCGTTAAGGATTTTTACTGCGGTATGACCAAATAACCTGAATACCCAAAGAGAGTAACACGCCCACCAATTGGATTTATCTCCATAAAAGATGCAGGTAGTCTCGGGGCTTATCCCTTTTTGGCTGCAAAGCTGGGCAAATCTTTCAGCCGAAATATAATCCCTGATCAAGGGATCATTGAGATCAGCCCTCCAATCAATATTCACGGCATTGGGAATATGCCCGGTATCATAGAGCAGGGGGTCTTCGTTGCTTTCAATGATTCTTATTCCGGGATCGTTCAGGTGCTCTTGTAACCAACTTGTTTCTACTAAGACTTCGGGATGCGCGTAATTTTTCATAGCATGTTTTTCTCCTTATAATATAAAAAGAAAGGGGAAAAGAAAAATAGAATTCCTATAGATTTTATTAATAATTTTTAGCGTTCTTCTTTTCTTAAATTCAATTTTTTGAGCAAGGCATAATCTTTTTCCAATTGAACATTGCTTTGGGTGAGTAATTTTTCACCGATGAAAATCGAATCTACACCCGCTAAATAGCACAAAGTGAGAGTTTTTTCATCGAGTAATTTTCTTCCTGCGGCAAGTCTTATTCTAGATAGCGGGAAGAGGATTCTGGTTGTAGCTATCATTCGGATAAGATCCATGTAATCCAGGGGAGGCGTCCCATAAAAAGGAGTTCCTTCAATGGGCATGTAAACGTTGATGGGTATGCTCTCCGGGGCTTCGGGCAGGGAATACAGACAGAAAAGCATTTCCAGTCTATCTTTTAGCCTCTCTCCCATGCCTATTATTCCACCAGAACAGAGTTTTAAACCTACTTTTTGTACAATTCTAATGGTTTGCAATCGGTCTTCAAAACGGTGAGTGGAGGCGATCCTTGGATAATAACTAGGACCCGTGTTTAAATTATGGTTATACACCTTAAGTCCAGATTCTTTTAACATTAAGGCGGTTTTTTCCGTTAAAAATCCGGCAGAAAGACACAATTCCATGCCCAGGGAACTGATCTTCGAAATAATTTTGCAAATCTTTTTTGTTTTTGTTTCTCCTTCGAATAACCCCCTCCAAGCCGCTCCAAGACAAAACCGGCTAGCTCCCTTTTCTTTAGCTTGCAATCCCGCTTGAAGGATCTCTTCTTCATCAAGTAATGCTCCTTTTTCGATAGGGGTTCGGTAGTGGGCACTCTGAGCACAATATTTGCAATCTTCACTGCAACCTCCGCTTTTGATGTTGAGAAGTTGGCAAAACTGTACCCCATTTCTGCCCGATAATTTTTTCGCTTGGAGTGCTTCCCCCAACAATTCATCCAGGGGTCGGTGATAGATCTGCTCAATAGCACAATAATCCTTCATGGCTCTCCACAATATTCAATCTTTAGTTCCATAACAATGTTTTACCGATTTCCTTGTGGAAAAATCGGCTCGATTGAAAATATTAAAAAGTTTCCAACTGAACTTTTATAAAATTTTTCTCCGTCCTTTCGAATTCTTTACTAGGGGGTTTTTTTGATTTTCCATTTTTTTGCCGTTTCCCGGGTTTGCCCCTCTTTGAGTTGTTCCCTATATTGAAATTCATCCTATGGTGATTCTTCGCCGTTATCCCCTCTGGATAGGCCTTTTTCTTTTATGGATGCTCTTGGCGATCCTTAGCGTCGCTTTTGGGGTTTGCGGTCTAATTGCGTTGCTTTGGGGAGTTTCAGCCCGAATAGCTGCCGGGAAAGACAACCTCCATAAAGGAGCTTTGAGGATTGAAGAAAATCTAAAAAACGGTTTTGAACAAAAAGAGGCGCCGGGAAGCTCAAATTTAAATTTTATCATTGCCAGTTCTCTTTCTTCCTTTAGCGGAGTAGAAGGGGGGCTGTGGAATATGGAAAAAGGCTATATCGCTTATAGTTATCCTACCTATGAAGGGCCGTTAAAAATGGACGTGCCTTCAGCAGAAAAAAATCGAATTATTCGTTTATCTCAGCAATCTCTAAAAGAAAAAAGACCTCTTTTTGGTCGGTTTGATGGCACAAGAGAAAGCCTCCTTCTTTATGTTAAACCCTTGAATTTGAAGGATAATGATACCGTTATCTGGACTATGACCCGTGTTCCGATTCGGCTGGTTTCCGATTATGAGAAATTAATTTTCTTTTTGTCTTCAATTTTGATTTTTTCTCTTCTTCTCGGTATTTTTGGATTACGCATACTCCAATCTTGGTCAAGAGAAATTTCGCGGCTCGAAAATATTATAGCAACTACCCCCCCTGATCAGATTCCCTCTCTTCCTTTAACAGGTTATCGGGAATTGGATAAACTTGTTGAGACATTGGTTGGAGCAAGAAAAAGCCTTATTGATGAAAAAAATAGAAAAGAAGAGCTCTTGAAAAAAATTTCAAAAAATGAACGCATCGTCACTTTGGGGAAGGTAGCGGCCACGCTTACCCATGAATTACGCAACCCTTTGGCGACCATCCAACTTGAAGTTGAAAATGCTTTGCAGTCCAAGGATAAAGGAAATAAAGAGCCGCTAGAATGCGTTCAAGAACAAGTAGAGCGGATGAAAAAACTCTTGGATAGTATCGTCCTCTTGTGCCATGCCGGAGAAATAACTCCGCAAGAGAACGATCTTTATCCTTGGCTTAAGTCGACGGTTAAGCCCTATGAAGCCGCTGCTTTTAAACATGGAGTCGATTTGAGAGTCGTTCCCTGGAAGGGGAGTTGGTGTTTTGACCCCCAGGGCATGTCGAGGGTTTTAGGCAATCTTTTACAAAATGCCCTTGAACATACCCCAAAAGGGGGATGGATCGAGGTGAAAGTGGAAAAAAAAGACGATAAACTGTGTATCTCTGTAGAGGATTCCGGGAAGGGAATCGAGGATGAGATTCGTGAAGAAGTCTTTGAACCTTTTTTCACCAAAAAAAGTCATGGTTTTGGGCTGGGATTATCTATTGTCAAAGAGATTGTCGAATCGCATAATGCTTGCATAGAATGCAAAGCGGGAAGGGAAGGAGGAGCTCGATTTGAGATTGAACTACCATGGCGAATATCCTGATCGTTGACGATGATTACGCATTCCGTCTTGCGTTTTCCAAAACCGTTCGTTCCTTGGGTCACACCGTTTCAGGAACTTCAGAGGTTCCAAAAGCCCTAGAATTGGCGCAGCAAACCGATCTTATTTTCCTGGACTTAAAACTTAAAGGGGAGGATGGTCTTAGCCTTCTTGAAGAAATGCGCAAGTTAGATAAAAAGCCTCCCGTCATCATCCTTACAGCCTTTCCCAATAGTTTTAATACGATAGAAGCGATAAAAAAGGGGGCTTTTGATCATCTGACTAAACCCATCAAAAAACGGGAAATCCAGGATGTTATCGAACGAGCTTTGAGCAGTACATCTTCTCTATTTTCTTTAAAAGTTCAATCCAAAGGACAGGAGGAGCTCATAGGTGAGAGTGCAGCCATGCGAAGAGTTCAAAAATTTATTGGATTTGCCGCTTGCTGTGACTTCCCCGTGCTGATATCCGGGCAGACGGGAACAGGAAAAGAACTTGTTGCCCGTGCTATTCATCGGCATAGCGCCAGGGGAAATGGACCTTTTGTTGAGGTCAATTGTGCCGCTTTTCCGGAAGCTCTTTTTGAAACTGAATTCTTTGGCCATACTAAAGGCTCTTTTACGGGAGCATTTAAAGATCGAAAGGGAAAGTTCATGGAAGCCACCGGGGGTACTCTTTTTTTGGATGAAATAGCCGAAATGCCTTTGACGATGCAGGC is drawn from Methylacidiphilum infernorum V4 and contains these coding sequences:
- a CDS encoding ubiquinone/menaquinone biosynthesis methyltransferase; its protein translation is MPQPDNFIGKLFDKVAFKYDFLNHWLSLGFDFWWRRKLALKIAELKPFALLDVATGSGDMLLATLRCCSSIHTYYGVDISEEMLTLAKKKGLNNVLAAEASDLPFSSSTFDTTTIAFGLRNFQCRLGALKEIFRVLRPGGTLFVLEFSMPKGVIKPFYLFYLVKVIPRIAALVGAPKEAYDYLAQSILEFPPTEAVVDLFKLAGFYPCGSIPMTLGIVTLYWGKKPS
- a CDS encoding sulfurtransferase; its protein translation is MKNYAHPEVLVETSWLQEHLNDPGIRIIESNEDPLLYDTGHIPNAVNIDWRADLNDPLIRDYISAERFAQLCSQKGISPETTCIFYGDKSNWWACYSLWVFRLFGHTAVKILNGGRDKWIKEGRPLTKEKVAFPPSSYPVPTVRHDGEIRAFYDEVLRFCKEKRGPLIDVRSPGEYTGELIHMPEYPQEGALRGGHIPGAKSVPWKTAVNEDGTFKSAEELSKIYEEGCGVSDDKPTLVYCRIGERSSHTWFVLTYLLGHKNVKNYDGSWTEWGNKVGAPIER
- a CDS encoding sigma-54-dependent transcriptional regulator, whose protein sequence is MANILIVDDDYAFRLAFSKTVRSLGHTVSGTSEVPKALELAQQTDLIFLDLKLKGEDGLSLLEEMRKLDKKPPVIILTAFPNSFNTIEAIKKGAFDHLTKPIKKREIQDVIERALSSTSSLFSLKVQSKGQEELIGESAAMRRVQKFIGFAACCDFPVLISGQTGTGKELVARAIHRHSARGNGPFVEVNCAAFPEALFETEFFGHTKGSFTGAFKDRKGKFMEATGGTLFLDEIAEMPLTMQAKLLKALSENKIQPVGSETDYPIDVRIIAATNKNLLDLVMGGKFRDDLFYRIQVLQIELPPLRERNSDILLLAEYFIEKYFPGSSKKLTLAAQKALLEYPWPGNVRQLENVIRRAGITSRGQLIDVGDLDISLPTDKEPGLNKEDFLQWDFFSAIAKLEKMLIEKALKESQGNRTEAARLLNIHRSLLYLKMKEHGIDQ
- the purH gene encoding bifunctional phosphoribosylaminoimidazolecarboxamide formyltransferase/IMP cyclohydrolase, translated to MSAAFLSVYDKTGIVEVARVLSQAGIDIISTGGTARLLKNAHIPVQEVSDVTGFPELLEGRVKTLHAKIHAGILYKREKPDHLREITELGIPQIQYVIVNFYPFVDAVKKNLPIEEMLEYIDIGGCTLARSAAKNYPHVTVVVDPADYTELISQIQTMGSTSSSLRKKLAFKAFNLTSYYDSQIARFFQEKLHMRFFPPESSIPLYGYSPLRYGENPHQHAALYGDFWNYFQQLQGKDLSYNNILDIDAAVRILSEFGSDSAIAAIFKHSSPCGVGMGMTVKEAFEKAFKTDKESPFGGVIALNKPLDPALAEILADIFVEVIVSPEYEPESLQLLQKKKNLRLIQVSLNKLPPPRYIIRSLCGNSYLLQEPDNMLLDQEKMKIVSLRKPTPEEMNKCLFGWKVVKHVRSNAIVFSDADRTLGIGAGQPSRVDAVRIAIDKAGREGLSLKGSAVASDAFFPFPDGLELAASAGATVVIQPGGSVRDKEVIEAANKHNMAMIFTHLRHFLH
- a CDS encoding sensor histidine kinase, producing MVILRRYPLWIGLFLLWMLLAILSVAFGVCGLIALLWGVSARIAAGKDNLHKGALRIEENLKNGFEQKEAPGSSNLNFIIASSLSSFSGVEGGLWNMEKGYIAYSYPTYEGPLKMDVPSAEKNRIIRLSQQSLKEKRPLFGRFDGTRESLLLYVKPLNLKDNDTVIWTMTRVPIRLVSDYEKLIFFLSSILIFSLLLGIFGLRILQSWSREISRLENIIATTPPDQIPSLPLTGYRELDKLVETLVGARKSLIDEKNRKEELLKKISKNERIVTLGKVAATLTHELRNPLATIQLEVENALQSKDKGNKEPLECVQEQVERMKKLLDSIVLLCHAGEITPQENDLYPWLKSTVKPYEAAAFKHGVDLRVVPWKGSWCFDPQGMSRVLGNLLQNALEHTPKGGWIEVKVEKKDDKLCISVEDSGKGIEDEIREEVFEPFFTKKSHGFGLGLSIVKEIVESHNACIECKAGREGGARFEIELPWRIS
- the bioB gene encoding biotin synthase BioB encodes the protein MKDYCAIEQIYHRPLDELLGEALQAKKLSGRNGVQFCQLLNIKSGGCSEDCKYCAQSAHYRTPIEKGALLDEEEILQAGLQAKEKGASRFCLGAAWRGLFEGETKTKKICKIISKISSLGMELCLSAGFLTEKTALMLKESGLKVYNHNLNTGPSYYPRIASTHRFEDRLQTIRIVQKVGLKLCSGGIIGMGERLKDRLEMLFCLYSLPEAPESIPINVYMPIEGTPFYGTPPLDYMDLIRMIATTRILFPLSRIRLAAGRKLLDEKTLTLCYLAGVDSIFIGEKLLTQSNVQLEKDYALLKKLNLRKEER
- a CDS encoding CehA/McbA family metallohydrolase, with product MQYRIDFHCHSRFSADGVSEPEEMVRVAKRKGLNGFALTDHNTSAGIDYFEQIGLIRKDGLAVDNFLIIPGQEITTKEGHLLALGIKLPDLKGIPALDAIALIHSMGGLAIAPHPFDYFRAGIRKRVLDQLPLDGIEVFNAAVTFKRCNQKAQAYAKERKLPMISASDAHDADVIGTAYTVVDAEEFSLQGILRAIARGTILEKKYISPKEALKKTWNNVFRFRSRQGAIRSLGKDN
- a CDS encoding DNA-directed RNA polymerase subunit omega codes for the protein MNTTQENNIAQLLSAALAKVEIPEVLVNMVSRRVRLLAKGAKPLVEVPPQWNYMQIALKEIAEGRLSWELVPQEEKEESSPEA
- a CDS encoding SufE family protein; this encodes MMDKLPKSLKDIISTFEVLGEEERREMLIAYSEAYSQFAPREDEQYVLTDVRRDEECTDTVGVYLLSDDEGKVYFRMHLGPHVQTLTKAMTSILCQGLSGSYPQQVVDIPSTFIKKIVGGELFRIRSQTVYYVLGRMKSACKQLLNKSLSENSN
- the smpB gene encoding SsrA-binding protein SmpB; translated protein: MERDLVVNRRARKDYQILKTLEAGIVLLGSEVKSLKAGKGSLEGAFARVENGEAFLYQMNISPYEKAASYALRDPKAPRKLLLHKKEIGELAGAISRQGRTIVPLKLYFRRGKIKVLLGIASGRSKVDKREKIKEQETQREISRVLKRRREF